The genomic stretch GGATTGCCTTATCACATGCCGGACTAGTGACATAATATGACACATCATAGGCCCCCTAGCTCCAATAGGCCAGGTCAGGTTGTCGGAGCTAACCCCTTTAAGCGATAACACTCGGGCCTGCATTTATAACCTCTGGCATGCGCCTCCTTCTCGGGGTGTGAAGTCTTCACGAACCTACCACGTGTCTAACGTGACAGTTGGGCCTCGATGAAAGCAACTGTCGCTCGATCTTGTCCGCCCATCTGGCACATCTGCGTCGTTGAGGCAGCCCCCTAATGGAGTATAAATGGAAGATCCTCCTTCCTTACTCCATTTCACCTTGCAAGGAACTTCGATTGAATTTTGGCTGTGGTTGCCCTACGGTGGGGAAGTGTGTTTTAGACTTGAGTTTCTGCCAGCATTTGCCTCTCCGTTCAGTAAGTTGCTTAattcctctctctttcccttttatcTTCTAGGGCACGTACCCTATCCTACCATATAGCTGCTAGGAACCCTCTTGGCGCTGGGGACTGCCTCCAGCCGCGGCCAAGTAACAAGGCTTCCATCATGGAGGAACAACTTGTTCTCGTGGTTGTGGTTAGGCACAATCCTATACAAGGGGCTACTTACACAGTCCCCCTTTTTATTCCTTCATCTAGTGAGGATAACTCCTCTGATAGGCTTGAGTCCTCAAATGTTGCCTTGGACCCCAAGGCGAATGCTGGGCCTGGCCCTCAAGGGGAGGAGCCACCCACCTTAGTAGCCGATTATAGGGCGATGCTCGTCACtgaggaggagaaaaatagCGCGAAGGCCCTCGACGCCGAGAGTCCGGGAGAAGACAAGGGTGACTTGGACAGTGGCGAAGGCAATGGTTCTGCCTCATCCTTTGGCCCGCGCAAAGCCGCTACTCTAATCCTTGAAGATCTCCCATCCGAAATCCTAGAGGTGCATCATGAGCGGTTCAGGATTCTAGAGGATGTTGTAATGTGAATCCTGAATTACAGAGAGTTTGTGGATGCTAACGAGGATGAGGTGGCCATGTATGAGGTCACATTTTTCTGTGGACTAAAGAAACCCATCCCGCCCTTCGTTTGTGATGTCCTGAACTATTGGGGTATTTCCCCGGACCAACTGATGCCCAAGTCTTGGTGCATCCTACTCGGGTTCTTCGTCTATGTGGCCCAGCTAAGACGTGCCACTACCCTCAACCCTTTCCGCTATAATTTTATCTTGAAGTGACATAGTACCAGTTAGTTCTACTTCACTCGCCGAGATGCAGGAAGCCCTATGGGGTGTTGCAGTTTTTTGAATACATGCCCACCTAGGTGAAAGGATGGAAGGAGCGCTTCTTCTTTCTAACCATGCCAGATAATCCCTTCTACACCAATTGGGCTGTGAACCCCCTCTCAAAAAATTGAACCGAGCCCCTTCCCTATGTGAGGATGAGAAGGAAACAGTCGAGATGTGCTTGAAAGGGGAGGCCGTGGATGTCCATGCACTCCAAGAGGATGACTTCCTTCAAAAGTGGGACCTCAGTAATGGTCTGAGAGGGCTTGAGGGCTCTATCACGTTTCCTATTCATGCTTTACTCCTTGAGTACTTTGCCTCATTATGGTTCTTACCAGAGTTGTGATATTGCAAGTATGAATGTCTAGCTGGATCCCCAAAGGTTAGCAGTCGCCTCGGCTAAAGCTTGGAAGCGTAAGGTGACCAAGCTGGCAGCAAGGAGAGCCAAAGAGAAAGCCACCAAGAACAGGGACGACAGGGACAAAGGCCCTGGTGGCCCCGGCGCAAGCCTTGCTGAGGTGAAGAGGTCAGAATCTACACCTCTCCATTTGGGAAAGAGGCCATCCGAGGATGAAAATGTGTCGAGAGAGAAAGACATCACCAACCTCAGGAGCCTGGACAAAGGCAAGGGTCCGATGGGATCACCCCTTGCTCGTCGGGACATGGGGGATGATCTTGTTCTCAGGGAGTCATCCGATCAACCGCTCAATCAGTTTGCTAATCCCAATCAAGAGGGTCAAAAAAGAAGGAGGGAGGAAGAGGTTGCTCCAGAGAGGGAAAGCCAGCGCGGGGGGATCCCTGGAGTTTCCCTTGGGCATCGTCAACCATTTTGGAAGGCCACTCCTCTGACCTGGAACCTTGTTAATGAAGAGTCTTCTATTTCTGATAAGGTGGTGGCCCGTACTTGGGGCAAGCAAGGGTAGTTGTGTATAGACATGGACAGGTTTCGTAGATTGTCCGACACCTACCTCTCTGACTTCATGTACCAGCACATTCTTGGCGTGAGTCTCTTCTTCTCTACTTCCTTGTCTTTCTTTTAAAGTCCGAACTTATGTTAAATCGCTATTGACGGCAAGGGTTCCATTGGTCAATGGAGGTATGCAGTCACTTCGAGAAGATGTTGGCTTGACGACGTAAGGCTGAGAGGAAAGTCAGCAACTCTGGGACAAGTTGGCACAAGTCCGGGGTCAGCTAAAGTCTTTGAGTAAGGAGCACTGGGTTGCGGAGGTGAAGTCCGCGAACTTTGAAAGAAGATGTGAAGAGTTGGAGGGGGAGGTTAGCGAGCTGCTCATCAAGAAGAGCAAGATGGTGAAGGCCAAAGAGTCACTTCAGGCTAAATCCATTGAGCTCTAGGAGGAACATCGCAAGAAGACCGTGGCTCAAGAGTTGGCACTTCAGTCTCTTCAGGAGCAGCATCATTTGGAGCTTAAGGAGGCGAAGATGAGGGCTATTGAGAGATACGTCAGTTCTCCCGAGGGGCAGGAGTGGTTGCTGAACTTGAACACTTCCTCCTTCAATTCTAGTTCGGACACGGCAGTGAACTTCTTTTTAAGGAAGAACCACTACTTAGATCTGAGCGACTACGAGCACTTCCTTCCATCGCCTGTGTCCTCCTTGCTAGAAGTAGCATTATGGTGGAGGAGGAAGGTGAGGAGGTAGATCAGTTGGGGGGACTTCTACTGTCGGGAAAATGATTCCTTCTACTGAGGCCATTCACCGAGCGGACCCTCCTAGTGCtgacgagaagaagaagaagaagaagaagaagaagaagaagaagaagaagaagaagaagaagaagaagaagaaaaataagaagaagaagaagaagtcccCTATGttaggaaaaaagaattttataatatttcttttcctattattaggaaaataattttatattattaattttcctaataaatttgatcttatctatatgataagattggttttggttt from Macadamia integrifolia cultivar HAES 741 chromosome 11, SCU_Mint_v3, whole genome shotgun sequence encodes the following:
- the LOC122092940 gene encoding fibrous sheath CABYR-binding protein-like, which encodes MEEQLVLVVVVRHNPIQGATYTVPLFIPSSSEDNSSDRLESSNVALDPKANAGPGPQGEEPPTLVADYRAMLVTEEEKNSAKALDAESPGEDKGDLDSGEGNGSASSFGPRKAATLILEDLPSEILEVHHERFRILEDVLDPQRLAVASAKAWKRKVTKLAARRAKEKATKNRDDRDKGPGGPGASLAEVKRSESTPLHLGKRPSEDENVSREKDITNLRSLDKGKGPMGSPLARRDMGDDLVLRESSDQPLNQFANPNQEGQKRRREEEVAPERESQRGGIPGVSLGHRQPFWKATPLTWNLVNEESSISDKFGHGSELLFKEEPLLRSERLRALPSIACVLLARSSIMVEEEGEETPPPAEETPAKANPPLDVEKTPAKKTPPLTAAKTAPPPAAL